From a single Tachypleus tridentatus isolate NWPU-2018 chromosome 6, ASM421037v1, whole genome shotgun sequence genomic region:
- the LOC143253148 gene encoding uncharacterized protein LOC143253148 isoform X1: MGASSSAARLNTEPLQESIPPPNRNYEKNEPTDQDDDEYIIEKPGLETDHPTETEKKEIDMNSSVSVMGESIQNIESNVNELENQRSKAINSSHLDNKTKQREPIKDTKQILSNMDLSIQRTTKSSLTVSSTDSSRSVINRPRPQTSQSSNFNRGPGVKSHPGSIRSAISEPSCRNEWEFKMEPIEGFDPEKFKKANQLKKAVSDNTGGDVPYLSHNALYNNMLRLTSPDVDEIQVRKKEDNEFLQKPKPPSYDPFEQQLISRIEREFTF, translated from the exons ATGGGTGCTAGTAGTAGCGCGGCTAGGCTTAACACAGAACCTCTACAGGAATCAATACCGCCCCCTAACAGAAATTACGAGAAGAATGAACCAACTGATCAAGATGATGACGAGTATATTATTGAGAAACCAGGTCTCGAAACTGATCATCCAACCGAAACTGAGAAAAAGGAAATTGATATGAACTCATCAGTTAGCGTTATGGGAGAATCGATCCAAAACATTGAGAGCAATGTTAACGAATTAGAAAATCAGAGATCGAAAGCCATAAACAGTAGTCATTTAGACAATAAGACAAAACAAAGAGAACCAATTAAAGATACGAAACAGATATTATCAAATATGGATCTGAGTATTCAGAGGACTACCAAAAGTAGTTTGACTGTTTCATCAACTGATAGTAGCCGAAGTGTCATCAATAGACCAAGGCCACAGACCTCTCAGTCATCCAACTTTAATAGAGGACCGGGAGTTAAATCTCATCCAGGATCGATTAGATCAGCGATATCAGAACCATCTTGTAGAAATGAATGGGAATTTAAAATG GAACCGATCGAAGGATTTGAcccagaaaaatttaaaaaagctaATCAATTAAAAAAG GCGGTGTCAGATAATACAGGTGGAGATG TGCCCTACTTGAGCCACAACGCCCTCTACAACAATATGTTAAGATTGACAAGTCCGGACGTTGATGAAATACAAGTGAGAAAGAA agAAGACAATGAATTTCTACAGAAACCGAAGCCTCCGAGCTATGATCCCTTTGAACAACAGCTTATATCACGTATAGAACGGGAGTTTACGTTTTGA
- the LOC143253148 gene encoding uncharacterized protein LOC143253148 isoform X2: MGASSSAARLNTEPLQESIPPPNRNYEKNEPTDQDDDEYIIEKPGLETDHPTETEKKEIDMNSSVSVMGESIQNIESNVNELENQRSKAINSSHLDNKTKQREPIKDTKQILSNMDLSIQRTTKSSLTVSSTDSSRSVINRPRPQTSQSSNFNRGPGVKSHPGSIRSAISEPSCRNEWEFKMAVSDNTGGDVPYLSHNALYNNMLRLTSPDVDEIQVRKKEDNEFLQKPKPPSYDPFEQQLISRIEREFTF; the protein is encoded by the exons ATGGGTGCTAGTAGTAGCGCGGCTAGGCTTAACACAGAACCTCTACAGGAATCAATACCGCCCCCTAACAGAAATTACGAGAAGAATGAACCAACTGATCAAGATGATGACGAGTATATTATTGAGAAACCAGGTCTCGAAACTGATCATCCAACCGAAACTGAGAAAAAGGAAATTGATATGAACTCATCAGTTAGCGTTATGGGAGAATCGATCCAAAACATTGAGAGCAATGTTAACGAATTAGAAAATCAGAGATCGAAAGCCATAAACAGTAGTCATTTAGACAATAAGACAAAACAAAGAGAACCAATTAAAGATACGAAACAGATATTATCAAATATGGATCTGAGTATTCAGAGGACTACCAAAAGTAGTTTGACTGTTTCATCAACTGATAGTAGCCGAAGTGTCATCAATAGACCAAGGCCACAGACCTCTCAGTCATCCAACTTTAATAGAGGACCGGGAGTTAAATCTCATCCAGGATCGATTAGATCAGCGATATCAGAACCATCTTGTAGAAATGAATGGGAATTTAAAATG GCGGTGTCAGATAATACAGGTGGAGATG TGCCCTACTTGAGCCACAACGCCCTCTACAACAATATGTTAAGATTGACAAGTCCGGACGTTGATGAAATACAAGTGAGAAAGAA agAAGACAATGAATTTCTACAGAAACCGAAGCCTCCGAGCTATGATCCCTTTGAACAACAGCTTATATCACGTATAGAACGGGAGTTTACGTTTTGA